The stretch of DNA CCATGCGTCACGGCTCAATGCACAGGTCGTGTACGGTGAGGATACCATATCACGCATCAAGTACGCTATCGAGAATCCCAACGGACGCCGGGACCTGGCGGAAAAAATACAGGGTATCATCAACGAAATCGTCGCTGAAGCTGCGGAAAAAGCGGGCATCGATTCCCATGAAATATACGAGGCGGTTTTTGTGGGAAACACCACCATGTCCCACCTGTTTCTCGGTTTTAATCCCGAGGGCCTTTCGATGATTCCGTTCGTTCCCGTGACCAATGCACCGGTGAACCTGCGCGCCATCGATGCCGGGGTCGGGATAAATCCACGGGGAAACATATATGTGCTACCCGGTATCGCGGGATTTGTCGGTTCCGATACCGTCGGGGTCATGCTCGCGTGTAACTACCTCGAACCGGGGCCTGTCCAGCTTGCAGTCGATATTGGAACAAACGGCGAGCTGGTGCTCAGAAACGACACCATGCTCATGGTCTGTTCAACCGCCGCAGGTCCCGCGCTCGAAGGTGCGGCGCTCAGCTGCGGCATGAGAGCCGCAAACGGTGCAATCGAGCATCTCCGCATCACTCCTGATGCCGTGGAGTATGATGTTATCGGCGATTCCGCGCCCATCGGGCTGTGCGGCTCGGGTATCATCGACATTGTGGCGGAACTGCTCGAAACGGGGATTGTTGATACGCTCGGCCGTATTCAGACCGGCGGGGAGCTCGCGGGGAAGATTCCCGACTATCTTCTCGATCATATAATAACGCTCAATAACGAACCCGCGTTTTTAATCTGCAGGGGGGCGCAAGAAGATAAAAGCCGGCGTGATGTTTTCATCACCCAGAGGGATATCCGCCAGATTCAGCTTGCCAAGGGGGCCATCAGCTCGGGCATCATCCTTATACTCAAACAGGCGGGTCTTACTCCTGACGATCTCGATGAAATCCTGCTCGCCGGAGCGTTCGGCAACTACATTAAAAAGAGCAGCGCCCGGCGTATCGGCCTGCTTCCTGCCATCCCCGCCGAACGTATACGGTTCGTGGGTAATGCAGCCTCGACTGGCGCAAAGATGGCGCTCCTGTCCCGCGATGTGCGCGACGATGCCGACCGTATCCGGGCCATGACAAAACACCTTGAGCTTGCGGCCCTGCCGGAGTTCATGAACGTGTACACGGACAGTATGCTTTTCCCGTGAGGGAACCATGAAGATCATCGACGACTACAGGGCGGTTTTCGAGCGCGATCCGGCGGCGCGGGGATTCTGGGCGAGGATCAACGTTATCCTTACATACCCCGGTTTCCATGCGATCTGCCTCCATCGGCTCGCACATTCCATTTATGGGCTCCATATCCCCGTGATCCCTCACCTTATCATGTGGGTGGGAAGGCTCCTTACGGGGGTCGAAATTCATCCCGCCGCCCGGATCGGAAAAAGTTTCTTTATCGATCACGGCTTCGGTGTGGTTATCGGGGAAACCTCCGAGATCGGCGACAACGTGACCCTGTTCCAGGGAGTGACCCTTGGCGGTACGGGCAAGGAAAAAGGGAAGCGCCATCCGACGCTCGGGAACAACGTTGTAGCGGGAGCAGGCGCGAAAATTCTCGGCGGAATAACCATCGGCAACAATGTCTACATCGGCGCGAATGCGGTGGTTCTCAACCCGGTTCCCGACGACTGCACGGTTGTCGGTGTGCCGGGACGGTGTGTCAAGATCGAGGGGCAGCGTGTCGCGGGCATGAATCTGAGGCACGACCTTCTGCCCGACCCGATTCTGGAACGTTTGGAGAATCTCCAGAAGGAAATCCATGCCGCCGAGGAGGATATCCGGCGCTGGCACAAGGGGAAAAAAACGACTGAAAAATGATGATTATATCGATCTATTCATGATTGTTAATAGAACGCGGATTTACGCGGATCGGGCGCGTTGTTATTTTATGATTATTCAAATAGTGCATAACACCTGCGAATGAAATATTTTACACGTTTAAGTGTCATTCCCGTGAAAACGGGAATCCGTCATCGATTACCTGTGAAAGAGCGATGTTATACTGGATTCCCAATTCACTTCGTTCCCGGGAATGAGGATACTCATATAATCATATTATATTATACGCTGATTGAATAATACGGATTTGATTTAATACTCGCAATTGATTGAATTTATTAACCATATACAGAGCATTACGCGGAGCACCGTTCAATGGCAGAAAAAAAAGTGATGTTAACCCCGGAAATGGCGCTTGAATACCATCTCGGCGGGAAAATTGGTCTCGATTTGCTCAAACCCCTGAAAAACGACAGGGACCTTTCGCTTGCCTACACACCGGGTGTAGCCGAGGCATGCCGTCTCATAGAGAAAGAGCCGGACTTTGTCTGGACCCACACCGCAAAGGGAAACATGGTTGCGGTCGTTACCGACGGCACCGCTGTTCTGGGGCTCGGCGATATCGGCGCCCGCGCCTCGATTCCGGTCATGGAGGGCAAGGCCGTACTGTTCAAGGCGTTTGCCGGTGTTGATGCATGGCCGATACCGCTTGAGGGAGTCAGACAGAACGGCCTGACCGGAAGGAGCGATCCGGATGCGTTTGTCGGGACGGTGGAGAAGCTCGCTGTCATGTACGGCGGCATCAATATCGAGGATGTGGCGGCTCCCGAGTGCTTCGAAATCGAGGATCGTCTTCGCGGAAAACTTGACATCCCCGTTTTTCATGACGACCAGCACGGTACTGCCATTATCAGTCTCGCCGGCC from bacterium encodes:
- a CDS encoding ASKHA domain-containing protein, with product MSDFEVLFQPDGLRIRVPGGTLLTEAMKAAGFSIQLACAGTGKCGKCTVEIHPDPPEPNGFDRQHLTADELARGVRLACQTRIDRPMSVLISPGIRVLDGRILVDGIDRVFKLNPSIAKTYTELPEPTLEDQTADLLRIKRALDINGDRCPDFDIDLVRNLYRILRTADFKVTVVTSEKRVVDVEPGDTTGRLYGIAFDIGTTTVVGTVIELMTGREVSHASRLNAQVVYGEDTISRIKYAIENPNGRRDLAEKIQGIINEIVAEAAEKAGIDSHEIYEAVFVGNTTMSHLFLGFNPEGLSMIPFVPVTNAPVNLRAIDAGVGINPRGNIYVLPGIAGFVGSDTVGVMLACNYLEPGPVQLAVDIGTNGELVLRNDTMLMVCSTAAGPALEGAALSCGMRAANGAIEHLRITPDAVEYDVIGDSAPIGLCGSGIIDIVAELLETGIVDTLGRIQTGGELAGKIPDYLLDHIITLNNEPAFLICRGAQEDKSRRDVFITQRDIRQIQLAKGAISSGIILILKQAGLTPDDLDEILLAGAFGNYIKKSSARRIGLLPAIPAERIRFVGNAASTGAKMALLSRDVRDDADRIRAMTKHLELAALPEFMNVYTDSMLFP
- the cysE gene encoding serine O-acetyltransferase, which gives rise to MKIIDDYRAVFERDPAARGFWARINVILTYPGFHAICLHRLAHSIYGLHIPVIPHLIMWVGRLLTGVEIHPAARIGKSFFIDHGFGVVIGETSEIGDNVTLFQGVTLGGTGKEKGKRHPTLGNNVVAGAGAKILGGITIGNNVYIGANAVVLNPVPDDCTVVGVPGRCVKIEGQRVAGMNLRHDLLPDPILERLENLQKEIHAAEEDIRRWHKGKKTTEK